From a region of the Impatiens glandulifera chromosome 4, dImpGla2.1, whole genome shotgun sequence genome:
- the LOC124933878 gene encoding probable metal-nicotianamine transporter YSL6 — protein MGTETSSAMEISEPLLHDEHQAKTKGVKLSDADETIPEWKEQITIRGLVVSAILGTLFCIITHKLNLTVGIIPSLNVAAGLLGFFFVKSWTTFLPKLGLSVRPFTRQENTVIQTCVVACYGLAFSGGFGSYLIAMDEKTYKLIGEGYPGNRAQDIIEPGLLWMMGFLFVVSFLGLFSLVPLRKVMVMDYKLTYPSGTATAMLINSFHTNMGAELAGKQVTCLGKYLSISFVWSCFKWFFSGVGDSCGFDNFPTLGLALYKNTFYFDFSPTYVGCGLICPHIVNCSVLLGAIISWGFLWPFISQHAGDWYPADLGNNDFKGLYGYKVFIAISLILGDGLYNLIKIISLTIWEMCKKSSKQDLPTTKEEDLGEENSELLLLQKKRDEVFLKDKIPSWIAASGYICLAAISMAIIPSIFPPLKWYLVLCSYLFAPALAFCNSYGTGLTDWSLASTYGKIGLFTIAATVGTEGGVIAGLAACGVMMSIVATAADLMQDFKTGYLTLSSAKSMFVSQLIGTAMGCVLSPLTFWMFWTAFDIGSPDGPYKAPYAVIFREMAILGVEGFSELPKHCLAICCGFFIAALIVNLLKDVTPSSVSGYIPIPMAMAVPFYIGAYFAIDMFVGTVILFVWEKINKKESEDYAGAVASGLICGDGIWTIPSALLSLFRINPPICMYFGPAVSR, from the exons ATGGGAACCGAAACTTCATCGGCTATGGAGATTTCGGAGCCATTGCTCCATGATGAACATCAAGCGAAAACTAAGGGAGTCAAACTATCAGATGCGGATGAAACTATTCCAGAATGGAAAGAACAGATCACGATAAGAGGTTTAGTGGTTAGCGCTATCCTTGGAACTCTCTTCTGTATCATAACCCACAAGCTCAATCTCACGGTAGGAATCATTCCATCCCTTAATGTTGCTGCTGGTTTACTGGGTTTCTTCTTTGTCAAATCATGGACCACCTTCCTCCCCAAACTGGGTTTGTCTGTAAGACCTTTTACCCGGCAGGAAAACACTGTTATTCAGACCTGCGTTGTCGCTTGTTATGGCCTTGCTTTCAGCG GGGGGTTTGGTTCATATTTGATTGCTATGGATGAGAAGACTTATAAGTTAATTGGGGAGGGCTATCCTGGAAATCGGGCACAAGACATTATTGAACCTGGTTTGTTGTGGATGATGGGTTTCTTATTCGTCGTTAGTTTCCTTGGTCTTTTTAGTCTTGTCCCACTTCGCAAG GTTATGGTGATGGACTACAAACTCACATACCCCAGTGGAACAGCCACAGCAATGTTAATAAACAGCTTCCATACTAACATGGGAGCAGAACTTGCAGG GAAACAAGTGACATGTCTTGGGAAGTATCTGAGCATAAGTTTTGTTTGGAGTTGCTTTAAATGGTTCTTCAGTGGAGTTGGAGATTCATGTGGGTTTGATAACTTTCCTACGCTTGGACTTGCCCTCTACAAAAATAC ATTCTACTTTGATTTCAGTCCGACATATGTTGGTTGTGGACTTATATGTCCTCACATAGTGAATTGTTCAGTTCTGTTGGGTGCTATCATTTCATGGGGTTTTCTCTGGCCCTTCATTTCTCAGCACGCAGGAGATTGGTATCCAGCTGATCTTGGTAACAATGACTTCAAAGGTCTTTATGGATacaag GTCTTTATTGCTATTTCCCTTATACTTGGTGACGGCCTGTACAATTTGATTAAGATTATTTCATTGACCATTTGGGAAATGTGCAAGAAGAGCTCCAAACAGGACCTTCCAACCACTAAAGAAGAGGATCTAG GTGAAGAGAATTCGGAGTTGCTATTGCTACAGAAGAAAAGGGACGAGGTATTTCTAAAAGACAAGATACCATCATGGATCGCTGCTTCCGGTTACATCTGCCTTGCTGCAATATCAATGGCTATAATTCCATCAATCTTCCCTCCTCTCAAGTGGTATCTAGTCCTCTGTTCGTATCTCTTTGCTCCAGCTCTTGCATTCTGCAATTCCTATGGAACTGGTCTCACAGACTGGAGTTTAGCATCCACCTATGGAAAAATAGGTCTCTTCACAATCGCAGCAACAGTCGGAACAGAAGGAGGAGTCATAGCAGGTTTAGCCGCTTGTGGTGTCATGATGTCGATCGTTGCAACTGCAGCCGATCTGATGCAAGATTTCAAAACAGGTTATCTGACGCTATCGTCAGCCAAATCCATGTTCGTCAGCCAATTGATCGGAACAGCTATGGGTTGCGTGCTTTCTCCGCTTACATTTTGGATGTTTTGGACCGCATTTGATATTGGATCGCCAGACGGTCCTTATAAGGCTCCTTATGCGGTTATATTTAGAGAAATGGCAATTCTCGGAGTTGAAGGGTTTTCAGAGCTTCCCAAACATTGTTTGGCTATTTGTTGTGGGTTCTTTATAGCGGCTTTAATTGTGAATCTTTTGAAAGATGTGACGCCTTCGAGTGTTTCTGGGTATATACCGATTCCGATGGCAATGGCGGTTCCTTTTTATATTGGAGCTTATTTTGCTATCGATATGTTTGTTGGGACCGTGATATTGTTTGTATGGGAGAAAATTAACAAGAAGGAATCGGAAGATTATGCTGGGGCGGTTGCTTCTGGTTTGATATGTGGAGATGGGATTTGGACGATTCCTTCTGCGCTTCTTTCGTTGTTCAGGATTAATCCGCCTATCTGTATGTACTTTGGGCCTGCGGTGTCTCGATAA